The DNA window GTCGATTCGTTCAGGCTCCATACCGACGTGGACGAAAAAGAGGATCTGGTCGAGGTCCTGATCCACGGGGCCGGTGCGGCCCGCAGGTACCTCGAGTCACTCGGCTTTGCTCTTTCTATTGAAAAGGGCAGGGTCGGCGTGGAGCGCCGCACCCATAAAGAGACAGTCTGAGGCGTCGATCGTCGGGATCCCGACATCGTCGGTGATCCCGATTCCGCTGCCCCTGAAGAGCACGGCCGGGACGCACTCGTCGGCCTCGCCCATGAGAAGTTCGGCCGCCGAGGCGAGACAGTCGCCGACCGCCCTTTTCGTCACCTCGAGTTTCCTGCCATAGAGGTCGAGCCTTCCGGCCTCGTCGACGACCGCGCGGATACCGGCACATCCGATGGCGACACCGCTGCACCCGAGGCGCATCGCGTGGGTGCGGGAGTCGATGACAAGCACGCCGATCTCTGCCCCCAGTCTCTCCCTGATCGCAGTTCTCATCTGTGCAGCACTTTTGTCCGGGTCGGCCGGGAGGGGCACGACAGCACCGTCAGGTGCATTTGAGTGATCCACACCCGCGTTCGGGAGGAGGGTGCCGTTCTTGAGGGTGAGAAGGTAGCCCGGTATCCCGCCGACCACGCAGTCTGACTCGCGCAGGACGACCTCCGCGATCCTCGGCTCAAGGTGGTAGCGCTCCGCAAGGGCGAGTGCCTCCGCGGAGGGGGTGACAGAGTCCAGGCTGACGACCCTTCCTTCGGCCGTCGCCACCGCCGATTCGGCGAGGAGGAGAATGTCCCCGTCCTGTATCCCCTGGCAGGGGGCGGCGCCGGCCGCCGCGATGACC is part of the Methanofollis sp. genome and encodes:
- the cofE gene encoding coenzyme F420-0:L-glutamate ligase is translated as MSGWFSVYALHTGLIHDGDDLTGKVIAAAGAAPCQGIQDGDILLLAESAVATAEGRVVSLDSVTPSAEALALAERYHLEPRIAEVVLRESDCVVGGIPGYLLTLKNGTLLPNAGVDHSNAPDGAVVPLPADPDKSAAQMRTAIRERLGAEIGVLVIDSRTHAMRLGCSGVAIGCAGIRAVVDEAGRLDLYGRKLEVTKRAVGDCLASAAELLMGEADECVPAVLFRGSGIGITDDVGIPTIDASDCLFMGAALHADPALFNRKSKAE